The following are encoded in a window of Streptomyces griseiscabiei genomic DNA:
- a CDS encoding XdhC family protein: MLDIAEELHRWVERGRDFAVATVVGVSGSAPRRPGAALAVDTDGTAIGSVSGGCVEGAVYDLCRQALADGETVLERFGYSDEDAFAVGLTCGGVIDILVTPVRAGDPVRPVVAAALDAAASGEAAALARIVSGPAELRGRALLVRPDGSYDGGCGAHPELDRTVAAEARALLDAGRTDTLEIGERGSRCGAPLTVLVESSVPPPRMIVFGAIDFASALVRVGKFLGHHVTVCDARPVFATRARFPEADEIVVEWPHTYLERTSVDARTVLCVLTHDAKFDVPLLQLALRLPVAYVGAMGSRRTHLDRNERLREVGVTELELARLRSPIGLDLGARTPEETALSIAAEIVADRRGGTGVSLTGAHTPIHHDTTSGLRRLPTLRVS, from the coding sequence ATGCTGGACATCGCCGAAGAACTGCACCGGTGGGTCGAGCGCGGGCGTGACTTCGCCGTGGCCACCGTGGTGGGCGTGAGCGGCAGCGCGCCCCGCCGACCGGGCGCCGCCCTCGCGGTGGACACCGACGGCACGGCGATCGGCTCGGTCTCCGGCGGTTGCGTGGAGGGTGCCGTCTACGACCTGTGCCGGCAGGCCCTGGCCGACGGCGAGACCGTCCTCGAACGCTTCGGCTACAGCGACGAGGACGCCTTCGCCGTCGGTCTGACCTGCGGCGGAGTCATCGACATCCTCGTCACCCCGGTGCGGGCCGGCGACCCCGTCCGCCCGGTGGTCGCCGCCGCGCTCGACGCCGCCGCGAGCGGGGAGGCGGCGGCCCTCGCCCGGATCGTCTCCGGCCCGGCGGAACTGCGGGGCCGCGCCCTGCTGGTCCGACCCGACGGCTCGTACGACGGCGGCTGCGGCGCCCACCCCGAACTGGACCGTACGGTCGCCGCCGAGGCCCGCGCCCTCCTCGACGCCGGCCGCACGGACACCCTGGAGATCGGCGAGCGGGGGTCGCGCTGCGGGGCGCCCCTCACGGTGCTCGTCGAGTCGTCCGTCCCGCCGCCCCGGATGATCGTCTTCGGCGCGATCGACTTCGCGTCGGCGCTGGTCCGCGTCGGCAAGTTCCTCGGCCACCATGTCACCGTCTGCGACGCCCGCCCCGTCTTCGCGACCCGCGCGCGCTTCCCGGAGGCCGACGAGATCGTCGTCGAATGGCCCCACACGTACCTGGAGCGCACCTCCGTGGACGCCCGCACGGTGCTGTGCGTCCTCACCCACGACGCCAAGTTCGACGTCCCGCTCCTCCAACTGGCCCTGCGGCTCCCCGTCGCCTACGTCGGCGCGATGGGCTCCCGCCGCACCCACCTCGACCGCAATGAACGCCTCCGTGAAGTCGGCGTCACCGAACTGGAGTTGGCCCGACTCCGCTCACCCATCGGCCTCGACCTCGGTGCCCGCACACCGGAGGAGACGGCCCTGTCCATCGCCGCCGAGATCGTCGCCGACCGCCGCGGCGGCACCGGCGTCTCCCTCACCGGTGCGCACACCCCCATCCACCACGACACCACCTCCGGCCTCCGCCGGCTGCCCACCCTCCGCGTCTCCTGA
- a CDS encoding class I SAM-dependent DNA methyltransferase, producing the protein MATHHRRTTRESYDTVAADYEKLLRDELADSPFERAMLGVFAERVLGAGGGRVADLGCGPGRITGHLASLGLDVCGVDLSPEMVTVARWAHPRLRFDVGDMAALDFEDGSLAGALAWYSTVHTPPAELPPLFAEFHRVLAPGGLLALAYKVGDESVHLSHAYGHPLDLDVHRFPPERVAGLLGDAGFVESARLVREADGPGTTASTPQAYVLARKPG; encoded by the coding sequence ATGGCCACACACCATCGGCGCACCACCCGGGAGTCCTACGACACCGTCGCCGCCGACTACGAGAAGCTGCTGAGAGACGAGTTGGCGGACAGCCCGTTCGAGCGGGCCATGCTGGGGGTGTTCGCCGAACGGGTGCTGGGCGCCGGGGGCGGACGCGTCGCGGATCTGGGATGCGGTCCGGGGCGGATCACCGGGCATCTCGCCTCACTGGGGCTGGACGTCTGCGGTGTGGACCTGTCGCCGGAGATGGTCACCGTGGCCCGCTGGGCGCACCCCCGGCTCCGGTTCGACGTGGGCGACATGGCCGCGCTCGACTTCGAGGACGGCTCGCTGGCGGGCGCCCTCGCCTGGTACTCCACGGTGCACACCCCACCGGCCGAACTCCCGCCGCTGTTCGCCGAGTTCCACCGGGTGCTCGCCCCCGGCGGTCTCCTCGCGCTCGCCTATAAAGTCGGCGACGAGTCCGTTCATCTGTCCCACGCGTACGGCCACCCGCTCGACCTCGACGTCCACCGCTTCCCTCCGGAGCGGGTCGCCGGGCTGCTGGGGGACGCCGGGTTCGTCGAGTCGGCGCGGCTGGTGCGGGAGGCCGACGGTCCCGGCACCACGGCGAGCACCCCTCAGGCGTACGTGCTGGCGCGCAAGCCGGGGTGA
- a CDS encoding SRPBCC family protein, protein MVLFRLERLPRLPADRAWQRLTDWPRHADVVPLTRVTVRTPPPTGEGTVFVARSGVGPLAFDDPMEVTLWQPPSGTVPGKCRLVKRGSFVTGWAEFEVLPYGDGGSRAVWREDLRVRRLPGLFDRPLGWLARRMFGRAMDVLLAGEDEGTG, encoded by the coding sequence GTGGTTCTCTTCCGCCTCGAACGGCTCCCCCGGCTCCCCGCCGACCGCGCCTGGCAGCGCCTCACGGACTGGCCCCGGCACGCCGACGTCGTCCCGCTGACCCGCGTCACCGTGCGCACCCCGCCACCCACCGGCGAGGGCACGGTGTTCGTGGCCCGCAGCGGGGTCGGTCCGCTCGCCTTCGACGACCCGATGGAGGTCACGCTCTGGCAGCCGCCGTCGGGGACCGTCCCCGGGAAGTGCCGTCTCGTCAAGCGCGGTTCGTTCGTCACCGGCTGGGCGGAGTTCGAGGTGCTTCCGTACGGTGACGGAGGGTCCCGGGCGGTGTGGCGGGAGGATCTGCGGGTGCGCCGGCTGCCGGGGCTCTTCGACCGGCCGCTGGGATGGCTGGCGCGGCGCATGTTCGGGCGGGCGATGGACGTGCTGCTGGCGGGCGAGGACGAGGGGACGGGCTGA
- a CDS encoding cytochrome P450, producing the protein MDSELHGRLDELQRDPYPHYARARAAEGLTYVPELDSWLVARDADVREALRRPEEFSSANALRPDVMPAPAALAVLGGGFGGRPVVVTTDGTLHQELRAPIVRGLSPARVAAVLPYAAERAAALVDGFVEAAEDGRETHGKDEGGRVELMSAYAGRLPGEVIGRLVGFDPDDVPALVHGGHRAEQLLFRPMTEAEQIAAAEDVVATAHRLDAFVRARHADPREDLGTELITSVAGTDTAELTLDHRHQIVGHLQNLLIAGHLTTTALIGTTLLHLLRDRRQWELLCAEPERIPAAVEEAVRYDTALQGFRRVTTRPVTLSGTELPAGAPVFLAFGSANRDAGRHSRPDDFDITRPTGSRHLSFGFGTHTCPGSQLAREQLRLTLEQLTSRLPGLRLAPNQRITMRPTLIHRSPERLELVW; encoded by the coding sequence GTGGACTCTGAACTGCACGGCAGGCTCGACGAGTTGCAGCGGGACCCGTATCCGCACTACGCGCGCGCCAGGGCGGCGGAGGGGCTCACGTACGTGCCCGAGCTGGACTCCTGGCTGGTGGCACGGGATGCCGACGTACGGGAGGCGCTGCGGCGCCCGGAGGAGTTCTCCTCGGCCAACGCGCTGCGCCCGGACGTGATGCCCGCCCCCGCCGCGCTGGCCGTGCTCGGCGGTGGCTTCGGCGGCCGTCCCGTCGTCGTCACCACCGACGGCACCCTGCACCAGGAGCTGCGCGCGCCCATCGTCCGGGGGCTGTCGCCCGCCAGGGTCGCGGCCGTCCTGCCGTACGCCGCCGAACGGGCCGCCGCCCTGGTCGACGGCTTCGTCGAGGCCGCCGAGGACGGCCGGGAGACGCACGGCAAGGACGAGGGCGGTCGGGTCGAGCTGATGTCCGCGTACGCGGGACGGCTGCCCGGCGAGGTCATCGGGCGCCTCGTTGGGTTCGACCCGGACGACGTACCGGCGCTGGTGCACGGCGGGCACCGAGCCGAGCAACTGCTGTTCCGGCCCATGACGGAGGCCGAACAGATCGCGGCGGCCGAGGACGTGGTCGCCACGGCCCACCGGCTGGACGCCTTCGTCCGCGCCCGGCACGCCGACCCGCGCGAGGACCTGGGCACCGAACTCATCACCTCCGTCGCCGGGACGGACACGGCCGAGCTGACGCTCGATCACCGCCACCAGATCGTCGGCCACCTGCAGAACCTGCTCATCGCCGGACATCTGACCACGACGGCCCTCATCGGGACCACACTGCTCCACCTCCTGCGCGACCGCCGCCAGTGGGAGCTGCTCTGCGCCGAGCCCGAGCGCATCCCGGCCGCCGTCGAGGAGGCCGTCCGCTACGACACCGCGCTGCAGGGCTTCCGCCGTGTCACCACCCGCCCGGTCACCCTCTCCGGCACCGAACTCCCCGCCGGGGCGCCGGTGTTCCTCGCCTTCGGCAGCGCCAACCGGGATGCCGGGCGCCACTCGCGCCCCGACGACTTCGACATCACCCGCCCCACCGGCAGCCGCCACCTCTCCTTCGGCTTCGGCACCCACACCTGCCCCGGCTCCCAGCTCGCCCGCGAACAACTGCGCCTGACCCTGGAGCAGTTGACGAGCCGTCTGCCCGGTCTGCGGCTCGCGCCGAACCAACGGATCACCATGCGCCCGACCCTGATCCACCGCTCCCCGGAACGCCTCGAACTCGTCTGGTGA
- a CDS encoding RNA-guided endonuclease InsQ/TnpB family protein, producing the protein MSRFRMYPSRAQAERMLTHCAHARYVWNLAVEQHAHWRRWRNSAPGFAEQCRQLTEARRENEWLGSGNADVQQQALKDFAQARNARFTSGFGEPTWRRKHVHEGFRVIGTDRVPEYEADGSPKLNAKTGRQVMGRSVVVQKLNRRWAQVKVPGCGWVRFRLSARGKGAKLPDAKTFRVTFRNGQWHIAFAVIPDPVEAPDTGEVIGIDRGVTVTAALSDGRKLNCPQLTTRERAQIRKHQRRAARAPKGSKAKAAGYAKAARLKAREADRRKDWCEKTSTMLARSYDLVRFERLNIKTMTRSAKGTVERPGRNVAQKSGLNRSILAQGWGLLRQRTGHKAPGRVEDVPAPYTSLRCSACGWIDKNSRKSQAEFVCSSCGFTCNADTNASINIAAGQGGIPRPRRTAGAGGTTPPNQRSSVREPQPEWVGIPLF; encoded by the coding sequence ATGTCACGTTTCCGGATGTACCCGTCGCGCGCGCAGGCCGAGCGGATGCTCACGCACTGCGCGCACGCCCGGTACGTCTGGAACCTCGCTGTCGAGCAGCACGCGCACTGGCGGCGGTGGCGCAATTCCGCGCCCGGCTTCGCGGAGCAGTGCCGTCAGCTCACCGAGGCCCGGCGGGAGAACGAGTGGCTGGGTTCGGGGAACGCGGACGTGCAGCAGCAGGCGTTGAAGGACTTCGCCCAGGCCAGGAACGCCAGGTTCACGTCCGGGTTCGGTGAGCCGACGTGGCGCAGGAAGCATGTGCACGAGGGCTTCCGGGTCATCGGTACCGACCGCGTACCGGAATACGAGGCAGACGGTTCGCCAAAGCTGAACGCGAAGACCGGCAGACAGGTCATGGGCCGCTCGGTGGTCGTGCAGAAGCTGAACCGGCGGTGGGCCCAGGTCAAAGTGCCCGGCTGCGGCTGGGTCCGCTTCCGCCTCAGTGCCAGAGGCAAAGGCGCGAAGCTGCCCGACGCCAAGACGTTCCGGGTCACCTTCCGCAATGGGCAGTGGCACATCGCGTTCGCCGTCATCCCCGACCCGGTCGAGGCGCCGGACACGGGCGAGGTCATCGGCATCGACCGGGGTGTCACCGTCACCGCCGCCCTCTCCGACGGACGGAAGCTGAACTGTCCCCAGCTCACCACCCGCGAGCGGGCGCAGATCCGCAAACACCAGCGGCGGGCTGCTCGCGCCCCCAAGGGCAGCAAGGCCAAGGCGGCCGGGTACGCTAAGGCCGCCAGGCTCAAGGCGCGCGAAGCCGACCGGCGCAAGGACTGGTGCGAGAAGACCTCGACCATGCTGGCCCGGTCCTACGACCTGGTGCGGTTCGAGAGGCTGAACATCAAGACGATGACCCGCTCCGCGAAGGGAACCGTGGAGCGGCCCGGCCGGAACGTGGCGCAGAAGTCCGGCCTGAACCGGTCGATCCTCGCCCAGGGCTGGGGTCTGCTCCGGCAGCGCACCGGGCACAAGGCCCCCGGCCGGGTCGAAGACGTTCCCGCCCCCTACACCAGCCTGCGGTGCAGTGCCTGTGGATGGATCGACAAGAACTCGCGCAAGAGCCAAGCCGAGTTCGTCTGTTCCTCCTGCGGCTTCACCTGCAACGCGGACACCAACGCCAGTATCAACATCGCGGCAGGACAGGGCGGGATCCCCCGCCCCCGGCGGACAGCCGGTGCCGGAGGGACGACACCGCCCAACCAGCGGTCGAGCGTCCGTGAACCTCAGCCCGAATGGGTTGGAATCCCCCTCTTTTAG
- a CDS encoding Gfo/Idh/MocA family oxidoreductase, whose translation MSLQDSCTTSLRRRRAAVVGLGARARMFTEALTGPFADRIDLVGLCDTNAHRMAVHDAWIAADHPGHAPVPAYAAHEFGEMLRRERVDLVVVCTLTSSPS comes from the coding sequence ATGTCACTACAAGACTCCTGCACCACCTCCCTTCGCCGCCGCCGGGCCGCCGTGGTGGGGCTCGGCGCCCGCGCCCGGATGTTCACCGAGGCGCTGACGGGACCCTTCGCGGACCGGATCGACCTGGTGGGCCTCTGCGACACCAACGCGCACCGCATGGCCGTGCACGACGCCTGGATCGCGGCCGACCATCCGGGCCACGCGCCCGTACCGGCGTACGCGGCCCACGAGTTCGGGGAGATGCTGCGGCGCGAACGGGTCGATCTGGTCGTGGTCTGCACGTTGACATCCTCCCCCTCCTAA
- a CDS encoding DoxX family protein, whose protein sequence is MNVTLWIIASLLAAAFLAAGLMKTVQSKEKLAASGMTWVDAFSPGMVKTIGALEALGGIGLILPAVLDIATVFVPLAATGLAVTMLGAVVFHVRRDEVKESAPALVLLVLAAVVAWGRFGPYAF, encoded by the coding sequence ATGAACGTCACCCTCTGGATCATCGCGAGCCTCCTCGCGGCGGCGTTCCTCGCCGCCGGTCTGATGAAGACCGTCCAGTCCAAGGAGAAGCTGGCCGCCTCGGGCATGACCTGGGTCGACGCGTTCTCTCCCGGCATGGTCAAGACCATAGGCGCGCTGGAGGCGCTGGGCGGCATCGGCCTGATCCTCCCCGCCGTCCTCGACATCGCCACGGTCTTCGTCCCCCTCGCGGCGACGGGCCTCGCTGTCACCATGCTCGGCGCGGTCGTCTTCCACGTCCGCCGCGACGAGGTCAAGGAGTCCGCCCCGGCGCTGGTCCTGCTGGTCCTCGCGGCGGTGGTCGCTTGGGGGCGCTTCGGTCCGTACGCGTTCTGA
- a CDS encoding MarR family winged helix-turn-helix transcriptional regulator, protein METPQQARWLDDEEMQTWHALAGVMIRLPSVLDAELQRDSGVSHVEYLVMAMLSQTEGRTLRMSDLAGYSGSSLSRLSHLVKRLEKSEWVRREPDPSDGRYTLAVLTEAGHAKVVASAPGHADAVRRYVFDALSKTQQRQLREIGRRIWQSVAPDDHCLPPTNCKG, encoded by the coding sequence ATGGAGACACCGCAGCAGGCCCGCTGGCTGGACGACGAGGAGATGCAGACCTGGCACGCGCTCGCGGGTGTGATGATCAGACTGCCGAGCGTGCTGGACGCGGAACTGCAGCGGGACTCGGGCGTCAGCCATGTCGAGTACCTGGTGATGGCGATGCTGTCCCAGACCGAGGGCCGCACCCTGCGGATGAGCGACCTGGCCGGATACTCCGGTTCGTCGCTGTCCCGGCTCTCCCATCTGGTGAAGCGGCTGGAGAAGAGCGAGTGGGTGCGCCGCGAGCCTGACCCCTCCGACGGCCGCTACACCCTGGCCGTGCTCACGGAGGCCGGCCACGCCAAGGTCGTCGCGAGCGCGCCGGGCCACGCCGACGCCGTACGGCGGTATGTGTTCGACGCGCTCAGCAAGACCCAGCAGCGGCAGCTGCGGGAGATCGGCCGGCGCATCTGGCAGAGCGTCGCGCCGGACGATCACTGTCTGCCGCCGACAAACTGCAAGGGCTGA
- a CDS encoding LacI family DNA-binding transcriptional regulator — MRPGPATPTIRDVAERAGVSKSLVSLVLRGSEQVREEKRRAVLAAVDELGYRPNAAARSLSERRTRTVGVLLNDMRNPWFVELLDGLNSRLHDNGLRMLLADGHLNRRLGEDLTRTFTELRVDGLIAVGTLPPSEALRSAAGLIPTVVAGAREPTLPRVDVVAGDDQLGARLATEHLIGLGHRRIAHIAGDGVVGALRRRSFESVMREHGLGGSAPVERGDLTEEGGYRATVRLLGAPERPTAIVAFNDMACVGALSAAEELGLRVPRDLSLVGYDNTYVSRLRHLWLTTVDNASHDVGRTAAQCLLDRIADPGRPGKVVLTTPTLEVRGTTGPPADD, encoded by the coding sequence ATGAGACCCGGACCCGCGACCCCGACGATCCGCGATGTCGCCGAGCGGGCCGGTGTGTCCAAGTCACTGGTCTCGCTGGTGCTGCGCGGCTCGGAGCAGGTGCGCGAGGAGAAGCGGCGGGCGGTGCTGGCCGCCGTGGACGAGCTGGGCTACCGGCCGAACGCCGCCGCGCGCAGCCTGAGCGAGCGCCGCACCCGCACGGTCGGCGTGCTCCTCAACGACATGCGCAACCCCTGGTTCGTCGAGCTGCTCGACGGCCTCAACTCCCGGCTGCACGACAACGGCCTGCGCATGCTGCTGGCCGACGGGCACCTCAACCGGCGGCTCGGCGAGGACCTCACCCGCACCTTCACCGAGCTGCGGGTGGACGGGCTGATCGCGGTCGGCACCCTGCCGCCGTCCGAGGCGCTGCGTTCGGCCGCCGGGCTGATCCCGACCGTGGTCGCGGGCGCCCGGGAGCCCACGCTCCCCCGGGTCGACGTCGTCGCGGGCGACGACCAGCTCGGCGCCCGGCTCGCCACCGAGCATCTGATCGGTCTCGGGCACCGGCGGATCGCGCACATCGCGGGGGACGGGGTGGTCGGGGCGCTGCGCCGCCGCAGCTTCGAGTCGGTGATGCGCGAGCACGGGCTGGGCGGTTCGGCGCCCGTCGAGCGGGGCGATCTGACGGAGGAGGGCGGCTATCGCGCCACGGTCCGGCTGCTCGGCGCCCCCGAACGCCCCACCGCCATAGTGGCGTTCAACGACATGGCCTGTGTGGGCGCCCTGTCCGCAGCCGAGGAACTGGGCCTGAGGGTGCCGCGCGACCTCTCCCTCGTCGGCTACGACAACACCTATGTCTCACGGCTGCGGCATCTGTGGCTGACCACCGTGGACAACGCCAGCCACGACGTCGGCCGTACCGCCGCGCAGTGCCTCCTGGACCGTATCGCCGACCCGGGCCGCCCCGGCAAGGTCGTCCTCACCACGCCGACGCTGGAGGTCCGGGGTACGACAGGGCCGCCGGCCGACGACTGA
- a CDS encoding Gfo/Idh/MocA family protein: MVSGLGVAVVGFGWMGRVHTQAYARVTHHFPELALRPELVTVVEDVPGRAEEAARQFGFAGTARDWREVVADPRVQAVSITAPNFLHREIGVAMAEAGKHIWIEKPVGLTADDARAVADAVTKAGVQGTVGFNYRNAPAVSAARELIAAGEIGTVTHVRIRLFSDYAAHPEGALTWRYERERGGSGVLGDLASHGVDLARFLLGDIASLTADTAIFVPERARPTGATAGHTRASGGELGPVENEDYVNCLLRFASGARGVLEACRVSVGEQNNYGFEIHGTEGALFWDFRRMGELGVSKGDAYQDQSVHTLYVGPGHGTYAAFQPGSANAMGYDDLKVIEAYNFLTSIAEGTPHGTTLADAVHSATALDAMSRSAGSGAWVSL, from the coding sequence ATGGTGAGTGGGCTCGGTGTCGCCGTCGTGGGGTTCGGGTGGATGGGACGGGTGCACACCCAGGCGTACGCGCGGGTGACCCACCACTTCCCGGAGCTGGCCCTGCGGCCCGAGCTGGTCACCGTCGTCGAGGACGTGCCCGGCCGCGCCGAGGAGGCGGCCCGGCAGTTCGGGTTCGCCGGCACCGCCCGGGACTGGCGGGAGGTGGTCGCCGACCCGCGCGTCCAGGCGGTCAGCATCACCGCGCCGAACTTCCTGCACCGGGAGATCGGCGTCGCCATGGCCGAGGCGGGCAAGCACATCTGGATCGAGAAGCCGGTCGGCCTCACCGCCGACGACGCCCGCGCCGTCGCCGACGCGGTCACCAAGGCCGGCGTCCAGGGCACCGTCGGCTTCAACTACCGCAACGCGCCCGCCGTCTCCGCCGCCCGCGAGCTGATCGCCGCCGGGGAGATCGGCACCGTCACCCATGTCCGCATCCGCCTCTTCAGCGACTACGCCGCCCACCCGGAGGGCGCCCTGACCTGGCGGTACGAGCGCGAGCGCGGCGGCAGCGGCGTCCTCGGCGACCTCGCCTCGCACGGCGTGGACCTCGCCCGTTTCCTGCTCGGCGACATCGCCTCCCTCACCGCCGACACCGCGATCTTCGTCCCCGAGCGGGCCCGCCCCACCGGCGCCACCGCCGGCCACACCCGCGCCTCCGGCGGCGAGCTGGGCCCCGTCGAGAACGAGGACTACGTCAACTGCCTGCTCCGCTTCGCCTCCGGTGCCCGGGGCGTCCTGGAGGCCTGCCGGGTCTCCGTCGGCGAGCAGAACAACTACGGCTTCGAGATCCACGGCACCGAGGGCGCCCTCTTCTGGGACTTCCGCCGCATGGGCGAACTGGGCGTCAGCAAGGGCGACGCCTACCAGGACCAGTCCGTCCACACCCTCTACGTCGGCCCCGGCCACGGCACCTACGCCGCCTTCCAGCCGGGCTCCGCCAACGCCATGGGCTACGACGACCTCAAGGTGATCGAGGCGTACAACTTCCTCACCTCCATCGCCGAGGGCACCCCGCACGGCACCACCCTCGCCGACGCCGTGCACAGCGCCACCGCGCTGGACGCGATGAGCCGTTCGGCCGGGTCCGGGGCGTGGGTGAGCCTCTGA
- a CDS encoding GntR family transcriptional regulator, giving the protein MGVTSATTGSTGSLDLSVDRSSPVPLYYQLARQLEAAIEHGALGPGSLLGNEIELAGRLGLSRPTVRQAIQSLVDKGLLVRRRGVGTQVVHSQVKRPLELSSLYDDLEAAGQQPTTQVLLSEIRQASAEVAAALGIAEGSDVHLFERLRLTHGQPVAFLSNFVPAGLLDLDTERLEATGLYRMMRNAGITLHSAHQSVGARIAAPEEAERLGEPEGAALLTMQRTAYDDTGRAVEYGTHVYRASRYSFDFQLLVRN; this is encoded by the coding sequence ATGGGCGTGACCAGCGCGACTACGGGGAGTACAGGGAGTCTCGACCTCAGTGTCGACCGGAGCAGCCCGGTGCCGCTGTACTACCAGCTGGCCCGCCAGCTGGAGGCGGCGATCGAGCACGGCGCGCTCGGCCCGGGCAGCCTCCTGGGCAACGAGATCGAGCTCGCGGGCCGTCTGGGACTGTCCCGGCCGACCGTGCGGCAGGCCATCCAGTCGCTCGTCGACAAGGGCCTGCTCGTACGCCGCCGGGGCGTCGGCACACAGGTGGTGCACAGCCAGGTCAAACGACCGCTGGAGCTGAGCAGCCTGTACGACGACCTGGAGGCGGCCGGGCAGCAGCCCACGACCCAGGTGCTGCTGAGCGAGATCCGGCAGGCCTCCGCCGAGGTCGCGGCGGCCCTGGGCATCGCCGAGGGCTCCGACGTGCACCTCTTCGAACGGCTGCGCCTCACCCATGGCCAGCCGGTGGCGTTCCTGTCCAACTTCGTCCCGGCCGGACTGCTGGACCTCGACACCGAGCGCCTGGAGGCGACGGGCCTGTACCGGATGATGCGCAACGCCGGCATCACCCTGCACAGCGCCCACCAGAGCGTCGGCGCCCGGATCGCCGCCCCCGAGGAGGCCGAGCGCCTCGGCGAGCCGGAGGGCGCCGCCCTGCTCACCATGCAGCGCACGGCGTACGACGACACCGGGCGCGCGGTCGAGTACGGCACCCATGTCTACCGGGCCTCGCGCTACTCCTTCGACTTCCAGCTGCTCGTCCGCAACTGA